The genomic window caccgatgaacactacgtacaactaaaaccagacctcaagtttccccgaggtagcgctgcaagtggctctagttcggaccaacactcgaaggagcactggcccggggggggggggggggggggtaaaataaagatgaccctcgggctccggaaacccaagggaaaaagggctaggtgaggcaaatggtaaaaccaaggttgggccttgctggaggagttttattcaaagcgaactgtcaagggggtcccataaatcacccaaccgcgtaaggaacgcaaaatccgggaacataataccgatatgacggaaactagggcggcaagagtggaacaaaacagcaggcataaggccgagtcttccatcatttaccaattatatagatgcattaataatataagagatattgtgatatcccaacataatcctgtccatcatggggcaatcttcaacttcacctgcaactagcaacgctataagagggctgagcaaaacggtaacatagcatagcaatggtttgctaggaagggtgaaaatgttagaggctggcatggcaatttgggaggcttgaagagcaaaagataggtagcgcagcaaagcgatagaacgaagcaactagcatagcaatgatagtagtgagatccagggtagcggtcatcttgcctgaaatcccgctaggaataagaacgagtccatgaagaagacgaacggatgaagccgaaccaagcgtagacaaacgaatcctcacgatcgcaacgaaacgggaactatctagaagaagcacacaacatggtaaacacaccacacatatacatgacatgatgctcaaccaagtatgatgcaagacaaggctacataaagctactcatggcaagagatgatgcatacaagaacaacacatcaaaacaagtttaaatgaggccggaaacaatatataacaattccggtaagtcctcatatgcaaattttgaaattggtccagatctgaatatacagtagttaaagttgttaaacagcaagttaagatgcaccaagatgatctacacgagattctagtcaagttacatataaagtttattagatttggagctacggtctagaagatatgagcaaaacaagttaaacatggcattgatgcaaaatgcattcaaacataaagccaacactctcaaaacatggatgcaacatgataacatgaaactacatgcaaaactaagcaagtttcatatagagcacactcaaaacggagcaacgattcaacacataaactctatacaagtttaaaggtcaagctgtccaaaacagcaactatgcatctagcaagcatcaaaaaaaCATGCTACAAAATCccaacgtgaaaacaaaaggcatggtcatgatgtacaggtaaagcataacaaaacatgaacactgagctatctccagaaatcactagaacatgcttaaaaagacatggcaagattgcaaataataacagtttcagactttacaaaaataacatgaggttgcaatgtttagagctatcaaacaacatgctacaggaacttatcttagaaacttaaggcatggcatgatactactaaaagcatagaacaaaagtcctttactgaccatgagccaaaaaggatcagaaaatatgatggcacccatgtaaacatggcaaattatatgacagattcaaatatggcaggaacaacaataagtaggcatgttggtgagcttgtaccactcaccacagagcaatacatggcatgacacggcaaccaacagtaagaatacatgtttatgaagctaagcatgacaagagcaaagctcatggaaaaaactgaacttaatgttaacaggctgacaacaacattatttagcaactttggagcaagattacaacaagctaaagcaggatataaatgcaaccaggggcatggataaataaagcatgacatgtagaacaaaacatccttagtgaacatctccagattatgcatagaatgacttgtagcagcaggtttacatagcatcacaaaataacagatccagagaagcaaaacagcaacaacaagtaccctacttaacaagcttgatgcactcactacacaactcacaaaaatacatggatagcacccctgtaaagacggcattgtcatagttcaaaacacatgtagatttaatgctcataggatgcacacatcaaatgcaacaaatataacaaatcatcaagttataacagtttcaacagattaacatcatatagcactcttgcaacgatgattcaggcatcaagatggactcaaacaaacatgtcACGATGGAattaaatgtagagcatctcatgacgaacattttAATATATCATATGCATCATTTGGATCAACGAACACGGAGATATGATATGATGAACATGGCACGAAAATAACAGGGATCTCCCGGACTTGGTGAAAATTATACCATCGCGAAGGTCAACGGGGCTCGCGGGTCGGGTCGGAGGCGAAGTGGGtccgggcgcgggcgacggggcagaTCCAGTCCGGggcgaccggatctggccggagggaggccggcggcgagctccggcgagctccgagctCCCGCGAGGCGGCGGGGTTGGCGCAGGCAGCGCGGatcggggcgcgggggcgcggctgACAGCGGGGGCGCGGTGCCCGAGGCCGGCGAGGCGACGGGGTCGGTGAGGCGCGGCTGGCGGGGTCGGCAAGGACAGCAGGGTCGacggccggcgaggaggcggcggccggcaggGAGGCGccggcagggcggcggcggaggcgagcgccAGATCCGGCGAGGAACCCCGGGCGCGGAGGCGGGCGCccgcgcgaggcggcggcgcggggacccgggccgcggtggccggatctgggcctggcgggccagcggcgcggagggcggcgggaggccacgtggcggcTAGCCAcaggctgcggggcggcggcgactttgTCCGGCGTCGCCCGGACGTGTCTGGCAGCGGAGGGGAAttttagggttttggactgcgggattttcaggggagggcatatttatagattctgggagctaggagagtccaaatgaggtgcggttttcgcccacacgatcgtgatcgaacgaccgagagcatggaggggttttggatgggctaatgggctgtggtgaagaggggctgggctgcaaagagagaggggtttcgggctacgcggttaattgttggagcatcaaacggactccaaatggcacgaaacttgacaggcggtctaccggtgctataccaaggccactcggcaaaccttggtccattccgagaacgtttttaacccgctcacgaaaacaaggtctgagaggggcgacgggcgtgcgcgagaggtctggactccgaacggacaacagagagaaccgagAGGACCCCGAACGGATGCAAGTGTTGAAAAACATGCGAATGAAATACagataatgacatggcaaaatgcaacacgcaagcaaaagacatggcaactacgacgaataactggcagacacctggcgcatcgaatccggagcGTTACAATACCCCAACAGATTAGTTAGGTTGCACATGTGTGCGGGGGGTAAATGTTTTGGTGGTCTCTTTCTCACTTATGTATTACAACAATAGGCTAAAAATACATACCAATCGCTGTTCCTATAATTACGGGATGATGATAGCCTACCAACTATACAACAATAAGATCTTAGCAAACCTAACTTCAGATCTTTCAAACTTTGCAGGTCACCCGCAGCGACGAGAGGACGTATTCACCAGAGCCTTCTCTATTCAGATCGCCCCAGGAGATCCAGGAGACCTACTTCAGATAAGCTACTGTAAGTGTGACTCTCGCTGTTGTTTTGTTTGTTTCCATTATGGTTACCACAAATGTGCCTATTACTAGTCGGTAACATATTAGTTGTTTAATATTCACACTAACCTTCAGTCCTGGTAGACAAACTAGAATGCCATGGTCATTATTGGCCATTGCAGGACCTCCCATCATTTCTAATTAGTGATGAGTGAGCATATTGTCGTGCTTGTTTTGGTTAGGGCTGATGAGCATGCAGATGAGGTCAGCAGCAGGGAGTCTGAAGCCCTGACACTTGATCAATCACACCCTACACCTGAGTCAACTCACAAGTATGACTAATTTATGCTGCTACTTCTCTTAATTTGAATGATGGGTGCTTTCTCCCATGGAATTATGTGCAAGTGTAATCTACAAAGCTTCATGCGCCTTCAAGATTTAGAAAAATCTATCTTGGAACTCTTGAGTAATTTTTATTGCTAACACACGCATAAGTTTTGCAAATTGTCTACATCTACATTGACATGCGTGGAGCTCCTTAGAACCATGGCTTAATATatcgatttgtttttcttttttaaatCTCCAGGTTTATCTTGTTTCTTGTTACCACTTACAAGTTATAAATTTGCAAATGTGGCATATGACACATATAAATTAATCAAGTGTGATACATGAATGGAATAATGGAGCAATTAGCAACCGATCAATATGTAATTAGTGTGTTGTGAGCCTGTGGCGCCACAATGTGTAGGCGTTATGAATTGACATTTAATTTCTAGATAATATTTCTAGGGGAtttgcatctactgctattacatTTAGCAAATTAACTTTATAAGCCCATAAAGCACAAAATAATGATCTAGGTCGTAACTCGTAACACCAACCGCACATGAGTGGCCATGAGGGCCGCTGTTGTTCCTTTGGGTAACCAaggtctttttcttttctttggagaGATGAATTCATCCATTCAATACTTGCAGGCAAGCTGGAAATGCAACCCATGTTCGGGAAAGTGTTCTATATTCAGGCCGCCTCAGGCAGTCCCGTGGCAGAGGAGAACAAGAACCATCACCGAATGAGCTACTGTAAATTGTCTTAGTTATTTCTCATATTCTCTGTGTGCCTTTTCTACATGAGCATTTGATAAAGGATCTGTTTTAGCtattatatgtactctcatagaaTAAATAGTTTTTTTTGCTAGTTTCTTTTAAAGAAGCTAGTAATTCTTTCCCTTACTTCCATAGTCATCAACCAACATGTTTTCATCAGGGTTGAGGAGAATGCTAGCAAGCTGAGTGGCGTTAAGGGACCTATAGTTACAAATCTACCTGAATTAACTCATAGGTGCAATATTGTTTAGTTATTAACTTATTATTAATTGGGATTTGGTTAGTTGAAATGACAGGTGCTTATTATGATTTGCATGCGTTCTGCATATAATTCAAATATGTTTGATTTATCAACTTGATTAAACTTGTTACAGAAGTTTATTTATGTCAAATATCTGTTTTAGCTATTATTTGCACTGCAGTTCTCATTAAAAAAATATTGTATACAATGCTACTTTATTTTAGAGATGATAGTAATTATTCCCACACTTCTATAATCACCAACCAACATATTTTGGTCAGAGTTGAGAAGAATGCTGGCAAGGTGAGAGACATTGAGGGTCCTGCAGTTATGGCTCCATTGTAAGTGTGCCCCTAATAAATACACCATATTATTTTGCAACGTTACCACATTGGTCTCTGCAGAGCTCCTTAAAATAAAAAATGAGAATGTCTGGTTATTATTGCAGTACCTCCACATAATAGTCACTAGCTAATGAGCATATTGGTTTGATTATCTGTATGCTCAGGGTTAAGGAGGATGCGAGTGAGGTGCGCAGCATGGAGTTTAAAACACCGACACTCGGTCAGGCACTTCCTGCATGTAACACAACTCAAAGGTATTGCATTGCCCTCTTTTTTGCACAGCTCGAACCATGGGTTAATAGTTATTGATTGATTTTATTACTCTATAGGTTTATGGTGTTGTTTGTTACTCCCACCGTCCCAAAATGTAAGATCTTTGCattttgggacaaagggagtaccATTTACTATTTAGAAGCCACAAAGCAATAAAAATGGACCTGTAGCATTCTTATTGCAGAAACATTCGCAACATTggttgtgtgtgcgtgtgtgtgtgtgtgtgcggcgtGGGGGGGGAGGGGTTTAAAGAAAAGGTTTTCGGGGTCTTTTTCTCGTGGGTTAAATATACATACCAATCCCAGTTCCTATAATTATGGGATGATGACAGCCTACCAACTATACAACAATAAGATCTTAGCAAACCTAACTTCAGATCGTTCAAATTTTGCAGGTCACCTGCAGCCACGAGAGGACGTATTCGCCAGAGCCTTCTCTATTCAGATTGCCCCAGGCGTTTCAGGAGACCGACATCAGATAAGCTACCGTAAGTGTGACTCTAGGTGCCGTTTTCTGTGTTTCCATTATGGTTACCACAAATGTGCTTACAACCAGTCCGTAACATATTAgctatttactccctccgtctcataatgtaagaaaATTTTGTCGCTACACTAGTTtcaaaaaacgtcctatattatgggacggggggaGTATATAACATTTACACTAGCCTTCAATCCTTGTAGACAAACTAGAATGCCATGGTCATTATTGACTATTGCAGAACCTCCCATCATTTCTAATCACTTGATGAGTGAGCATATTGTCGTGCTTGTTTTGGTTAGGGTTGAGGAGCATGCGGATGAGGTAAGCGGCAGGGAGTTTGAAGCCCTGACACTTGATCAATCACGCCCTACACCTAAGTCAACTCACAGGTATGGCCATTTTATGTTGGTACTTCTCTTAATTTGAATGACGGGTGCTTGTTCCCATGGATTTCTGTGCGAGTGTAATCTACAAAGCTTGATGCGCTTCCAAGGTTTAGAAAAATCTATCTTGGAACTCTTGAGTAATTTTTATTGCTAACACACGCATAAGTTTTGCAAATTGTCTACATCTACATTGACATGTGTGGAGCTCCTTAGAAACATGGCTTAATATattgatttatttttctttttaaaaTCTCCAGGTTTATCTTGTTTCTTGTTAGCACTTACAAGTTAAAAATTTGCAAATGTAGCATACGACACGTATAAATTAATCAAGTGTTATACATGAATGGAATAATGGAGAAATTAGCAACCGGTCAATATGTAATTAGTGTGTTGTGAGCCTGTGGCGCCACAATGTGTAGGCGTTATGGATTGACATTTTAATTCTAGATAATATTTCTAGGGGATTTGCATCAACTGCTATTACATTCAGCAAATTAAATTTAAGCCCATAAAGCACAAAATATTGATCTAGTTGTAACTCGTAACACCACTGGCACATGACTGGCCATGAGGGGTGTTGTTGTTCCTTTAGGTAACCAaggtctttttcttttctttagagAGATGGATTCACCCACTCAATACTTGCAGGCAAGCTGGAACTGcaacccatgttcggcaaagtgtTCTATATTCAGGCCGCCTCAGGAGGCCCCATGGTAGACGAGAACAAGAACCATCACCGAATGAGCTACCATAAATTTTCTTAGTTATTTCTGATATTGTCTGTGTGCCTTTTTACATGAGCATTTGATAAAGGATCCGTTTTGGTTATTATCTGTACTCTCATAGAATAAAAAGTTTTTATTGCTAGTTTCTTTTTAAAAAGCTAGCAATTCTTTCCCTTACTTCCATAGTCACCGACCAACATGTTTTCATCAGGGTTGAGAAGAATGCTAGCAAGGTGAGCAGCAGTGAGGGATCTACAGTTACAGATCTACCTGAATTAACTGATAGGTACGATATTGTTGTTTAGTTATTAACTAATTATTAATTGGGTTTTAGTTTGTTGAAATGACAGGTGCTTATTATAACCTGCATCCATTCTGCATATCATTCAAATATGTTTGATTCATCAACTTGATAAAACTTGTCACAGAAGATTATTTATGTCAAATATCTGTTTTGGCTATTATTTGCACTGCAATTCTCATAGAAGAAATAATTTTGGATGCAATGCTAGTTTCTTTTATAGATGCTAGTAATTATTACCACACTTCTATAATCACCAACCAACATGTTCTGATCAGGGTTGAGAAGAATGCTGGCAAGGCGAGCGACATTCAGGGTCCTGCAGTTAAGGCTCCACCGTAAGTGTGCCTCTTATTTTGCAACATTACTACATTGGTTTCTTCAGAGCTCCTTAAAACGAAAAGCGAGAATGCCTGGTTATTATTGCAATACCTCCATGATAATAGTCGTGAACTAATGAGCATATTGgtttgattatcttctgctcaggGTAAAGGAGGATGCAAGTGAGGTGCGCAGCAGGGAGTTTAAATCAGTAACACTTGGTCAGTCACTTCCTACATTTAATAACCCAACTCAAAGGTATTGCATTGGCCTCTTTTTGGACAGCTCTCGAACCATGGGTTAATAATTATTGATTGATTTTTTAATAACTCTCTAGCTTTATCTTGTTGTTTGTTACACCCTCTGTAAGCAACCTAAAACGCCTTATAGTATTGTTTACAGAGATATTACTATTTACTGTTTAGAAGCCTCAAAGCAATAAAAATGTACCTGTAGCATTCTTTCATGAGTTTTGCTATCATTCAAATATGCATTCATCAACTTCACAAATAAGTGTTGAAGAAGATTATATTTATATCAAGTAAATGATAGCTTTGGAATAACCACTAATTGTGAGGACGTTTTGTTGCTTTAGGTCCAGGAAACGTGATTATTACGCTGCAGACAGTACGACTCGCTCTGAAATTTTTGAGGAGATGCTCAAAGATGTATCAGAGCCTTGGTATGTATGATGATTTTTTTGTTCGTCTCATATTATATTTGTTTTGTAGTTTGTAAGTCTTATAAATGCATTGATGTAGCAAGAAGCCTCAGAGCAGCATAGTTTTACTTGTATATATACATGGATCAAGTAAGGAAACAACAACTACTACAAAACAACGTGTCATTAGTGCAGTGTGGCGTATAGGCCTAGATGCACGACGAGATAACTACCGCACCAAAGAATGAAGAGAGCCAAACATCATGAATCTAACCgctttgggtttttctttttttccttggcTACACGtagctttggtcttgtatgactttgctatttgccgacGTGTTTTTGGATGCATgcgttggctgtgtgcatcctagctattcAGAGGCCGGGGTGTGCTCTTTgggtttgtatcctcttgatgctcctttttgagccaataaaattctCCTTTTGTCGAAAAAAACGCCATGGCTGCGGGAGGCTGTACAGACATATACTAGCTGAGAGAATATGTGGAGGTGTGTGTGGCGTGTGTGGAATCTAACTGGCTTTGTTAGTCTTCTTGTGAGGCGTGTGTGGAACCAACGAATCACACCTGAGACTGAAATCACCCCATGCACAGAGCCATCTGCACATTCTCCTCCTTCACCCAATCTTCCTGCCTTCTTTGTTCAGTGCCTCCTGAGGAAACAGTGGGGCACCACTTTTTTCAGTGTCCCTGCAACTCCTATTGTTGGGCCTCACTTGGAATGTTATGTCCTCTTGCTGGTTCCAGGCTTGAACTTATACATGCTGCAAGACTGAGATTGGATAGGCCCATGCTCATGGATATCTTTATCATGGCTACGTAGGGTGTTTGCAAGGATAGGAATAATAAGCGCTTCAGACGGATCCCTCCCTCTCATAGATCCTGGATTATCAGGTTTAAGGAGGATTTCACTCTCCTGAAGCACATAACTAAACGACGACTAGGCGGATATTCAATTTGGCTCTCAGGTGTAGATGATCCTCATACCAGGACTGTTGGACAGTGCCAAGATTCCCGCTAGGGGTTGTATTCTCACCCGTATTTCAGATTGCGTTGGCTTTAAACTATAGTGACTGGCCCACCTGTGTCCAATATAAATGTGGAGATTGCCGTTTGCTTGTCAGCAGTACAAATGAATGGACCGTTGATGCAAATTATGTGCCACCGGCTCGGGAGCATCCATTAACTCCGCCTGCCCCATCTGTTCACTGAACCTAAACTTTGGCCAAATCCACaacctcctcatcttcctcttcgtgAGGTACCCATGAGGCCATGAGATCAAGTGGCGTTGACGGTTTCCAGAGGAGAAGCTATACCGCGGATCGAGATGGAGCATGCAGCAATTTTGGGCGCATTTAAGATGAAGTGCACATATGTGATCAGGACTCACGATCAATATATTGATCATTTAATGGCATAATTAATTATAATTTTACTCGTTGCACTTGCACTTTAGAGAAGAGTTTATATGTATATGGAGTTCAATGCTATTTAACAATATGTATATGGTGCTTAGTTCTGCTCATGTGTGTGTGGTATTATTTTGCATTTTTGATCATCCTTTGGGGTTTCTTATGATTCAGGGCACAAAAATGTCGTGATATGCGGAAGTACTTGGAAGAACATACATACACTTGTATGGTGGAGGCTATGATTGCCGCTGAACATGGCTTTAGCAACCCGGCCCAGCATAAACTAGATGCTCAAGCATTCTTGGCATCAGAAGGGGCATTTGAAGCTCCTGAAGTCCCTCAATCCTTTGCCTCTACAAGAGAGAATATAGCGCAGTATGTTCTGATATGATTTTCATATAAATTTTGAAGCATGCAACAAATTTAATGTATTGTTGCAGGGCTGAAGTGTCTACGGAAGAAATCCTTGAGAATGGTGAAAAGTGGATGGGCGAGGAAGTCATGTTGGCTTTTAAGAAGTACAAGGAAGGAAAGAGCCAATTCAAAGTACGTGCGGTTTTCTGCTATTTTGTCCTCCTAACTGAAAGCAAGTTTGTTATAAGGTGTTTTTTCAGGACGTGGTGCATTATGGCCTAGATGAGCTTCAACATCAGTGCTTCAGCATGGAGAGCTGTGATCACACCTTCCATCACTTCAACTTCACCATTAAGATGGAGAAATCAGGTGGCGATTCGTCATCGACGCCCTTCTTTGCTGAGGTGAAAGAGATCCATGGAAGAAAATATTATTCCTGCTACGAACTAAGTTCGCATGATGATGGTATGTGCCCATGTTGTCTTCTCTTCCATTCTAATTAAATAAGGTTTGTGTTTAGTTTGCTTGCTGCAAAATTATGTTTTGATGTCTTGAGCTATGTATCTTTGTTTAGGTCACTGCCACGcgtgcaaaaatcaaggaatgCATGCACTGAAGCACCCTATTTGTCTAATGGGGTATGACAGTGGTCATGCTGATATGGAGTCCCCGTTCCTTTATCTTAGTGATGATGAATAATCTGATCTCGAGTGGTGACGGTGTTTGCATCGACAACAGTGTGAAGTATGTGGTTTGTTTATGGTTACATCTTCTGATCTGCATGTAGTCCAGTAGTGCAGTTGTGAATTATACTGATATTTGACATGTACTAAGAAGTTCTAAGGAGCGAGTTTTTGCTTTGATGACCGTGCTTTTCAATGTTGCACAAAACATACTATTTTTCTCCAAGTAAATTGTCAAACACCAGCACAATTGTGGTCTCGTTTAAGAAAACACATTCCTTTCTTTTTGTAAAGAACAATGATATTCTTCCTTTCTTTTTGCAAAGAGCAATGCTATTCTTTGAGGCAGACATTGGATTTGTGTGCTCCAGATCAAAGCACTGAAGTAGGAACAAAACTACCCCTTTTCTCTCAATTTATATGACCTGTGATCAATTTCCAATACTTGTTAGTGAGAAATAAAAATGTTTGTAGTGTTCACTCACTAGTCTCAGGCTCTTGGCAGCCACATATTGAATGTCGTTGATCCCATCGCGCCCTCCCATCAGCTATCCTCGCCGATGTCCTCGGTCGCGTAGTCGACACTGGAGACCTCGCGGTATGCTGCCTCCTACCATTGCCCCCGCGTCCGCCTCATTTACTCTTAAGATTTCAGAACTTATAAACACAGATGGTGAAGATAGAGTGGGAAATGCCTTTTGAATCCCGGGCTCTACCTGTATTTTTGAAGTGTCATGGTTGTGATCTATGTAGCTGTAAATTTCCATATTTTTATACATGATACCTAAAAGAAAGGCAAATCTGTAGTAGAACCTAAAATAGGAAAGCATTATATTTTTAGAAACAATGCTATTATAAATTAACACGTTTGTCCTTTTAGGTGGCTCACATGTTAAAATATCTTAAAATGAATGTACTCCCTCTAGTTG from Triticum aestivum cultivar Chinese Spring chromosome 3B, IWGSC CS RefSeq v2.1, whole genome shotgun sequence includes these protein-coding regions:
- the LOC123064984 gene encoding uncharacterized protein, which produces MLKDVSEPWAQKCRDMRKYLEEHTYTCMVEAMIAAEHGFSNPAQHKLDAQAFLASEGAFEAPEVPQSFASTRENIAQAEVSTEEILENGEKWMGEEVMLAFKKYKEGKSQFKDVVHYGLDELQHQCFSMESCDHTFHHFNFTIKMEKSGGDSSSTPFFAEVKEIHGRKYYSCYELSSHDDGHCHACKNQGMHALKHPICLMGYDSGHADMESPFLYLSDDE